In one Gadus morhua chromosome 15, gadMor3.0, whole genome shotgun sequence genomic region, the following are encoded:
- the pde10a gene encoding cAMP and cAMP-inhibited cGMP 3',5'-cyclic phosphodiesterase 10A isoform X3, translating to MEDGPSSTSCFRRLTDCFLGASLTDEKVKAYLSVHPQILEDFVSESVSAETLDRWLRRKTSGRPADDASAKDVSRYQDTDMQGVVHELNSYMEQRLDTGGDNKLLLYELCNIIKTATKADGFALYFLGECNNSLCLFTPTGAKDGPPCLIPSGPIAFGTTIAAHVAKTRKTLLVEDLKGDERFPDGTGHDSGIHVHSVLCLPILTAIGDLIAILELHRQWGKDPFNLSHQEVATANLAWASVAIHQVQVCRGLAKQTELNDFLLDVSKTYFDNIVAIDSLLEHIMIYAKNLVNADRCALFQVDHNNKELYSDLFDIGEENEGKPVFRKTKEIRFSIEKGIAGQVARTGEVLNIPDAYADPRFNREVDLKTGYTTRNILCMPIVSRGTVIGVVQMVNKRSGSAFTKTDENNFKMFAVFCALALHCANMYHRIRHSECIYRVTMEKLSYHSICTSEEWKTLTQLNLPTPIYKEIELFHFDISPFEEIWPAVFVYMVHSSCGKTSFELEKLCRFTMSVRKNYRRVPYHNWKHAVTVAHCMYAILQKTTGIFTELEKKGLLIACLCHDLDHRGYSNTYLQKFDHPLAALYSTSTMEQHHFSQTVSILQLEGHNIFSNLTSSEYEQVLEIIRKAIIATDLALYFGNRQQLAEMLTLRGLDLNNHTHRDRVIGLMMTACDLCSVTKLWPITRLTANDIYAEFWAEGDEMKKIGLQPIPMMDRDKKDEIPQGQVGFYNAVAVPCYTTLSELFPPSGPLLRACKENLTQWEMIARGEVEDVPRRPLEREDVVEAPPRGSSPVKVDN from the exons ATGGAAGATGGCCCGTCTTCAACAAGCTGTTTCAGAAGGTTAACGGACTGTTTTCTCGGTGCAA GTTTGACGGATGAGAAAGTGAAGGCGTACCTCTCGGTCCACCCGCAGATCCTGGAGGACTTCGTATCGGAGAGCGTGAGCGCAGAGACGTTGGACAGATGGCTGAGGAGGAAGACCAGCGGCAGgcctgcag ATGACGCATCAGCTAAAGATGTCAGCAGG TACCAGGACACTGACATGCAGGGAGTCGTGCACGAGCTCAACAGCTACATGGAACAGCGGCTGGACACTGGAGGAGACAATAAGCTGCTGCTTTATGAGTTGTGCAACATTATCAAGACAG CAACAAAAGCTGATGGATTTGCACTTTACTTCTTGGGAGAATGCAACAAC AGTCTGTGTTTGTTCACTCCAACAGGGGCCAAGGACGGGCCCCCATGCCTCATCCCATCCGGTCCTATAGCTTTCGGGACCACTATCGCCGCTCACGTTGCCAAGACTCGCAAAACACTGCTGGTTGAGGACCTGAAAGGG GATGAACGCTTCCCGGACGGCACAGGGCATGACTCAGGGATCCATGTTCACTCAGTCCTGTGCCTCCCAATCCTAACTGCCATCGGGGACCTCATCGCCATCCTGGAACTCCACCGGCAGTGGGGCAAGGACCCCTTCAACCTCAGCCACCAGGAG gttgcTACAGCTAACCTAGCATGGGCGTCTGTAGCCATCCACCAAGTACAG GTGTGCAGAGGACTCGCCAAACAGACTGAGCTCAATGATTTCCTACTAGATGTGTCAAA AACCTACTTTGACAACATTGTCGCAATAGATTCTCTACTTGAACATATTATG ATATATGCAAAAAACTTGGTGAATGCGGACAGATGTGCACTCTTCCAGGTGGACCACAATAACAAAGAACTCTACTCCGACCTCTTCGACATCGGGGAAGAGAACGAGGGAAAGCCCGTCTTTAGGAAAACCAAAGAAATCAG GTTTTCTATAGAGAAGGGGATTGCCGGCCAGGTGGCCCGCACCGGGGAGGTTCTGAACATTCCAGACGCCTATGCAGACCCGCGGTTCAACCG CGAAGTGGACCTGAAGACGGGCTACACCACCCGGAACATCCTGTGCATGCCCATCGTGAGTCGGGGCACCGTCATCGGCGTGGTGCAGATGGTCAACAAGCGCAGTGGAAGTGCCTTCACCAAAACGGACGAGAACAACTTCAAGATGTTCGCCGTCTTCTGCGCGCTGGCCTTACACTGTGCAAAC ATGTACCACCGGATTCGGCATTCAGAGTGCATCTACAGAGTTACCATGGAGAAGCTCTCGTACCACAGCATCTGCACCTCGGAGGAGTGGAAGACCCTGACCCAGCTCAACCTCCCCACGCCCATATACAAGGAGATAGAACT GTTCCACTTTGACATCAGTCCCTTTGAGGAGATCTGGCCGGCCGTCTTCGTCTACATGGTGCACAGCTCCTGTGGGAAAACCAg CTTCGAGCTGGAGAAGCTCTGCCGCTTCACCATGTCCGTGCGGAAGAACTACCGGCGGGTCCCGTACCACAACTGGAAGCACGCCGTCACCGTGGCCCACTGCATGTACGCCATCCTGCAGAAGACCACCGGCATCTTCACCGAACTAGag AAGAAGGGGCTGCTGATCGCCTGCCTGTGCCACGACCTGGACCACCGCGGCTACAGCAACACGTACCTGCAGAAGTTCGACCACCCGCTGGCGGCGCTGTACTCCACCTCCACTATGGAGCAGCACCACTTCTCCCAGACCGTCTCCATCCTGCAG CTGGAAGGGCACAATATTTTCTCCAACCTGACTTCCAGCGAGTACGAGCAGGTGCTCGAGATCATCCGCAAGGCCATCATCGCCACCGACCTGGCGCTCTACTTCGGCAACCGCCAGCAGCTGGCCGAGATGCTGACCCTACGCGGCCTGGACCTCAACAACCACACCCACAG GGACCGTGTGATTGGTCTGATGATGACAGCATGTGACTTGTGCTCCGTCACCAAGCTGTGGCCAATCACGCGACTCACGGCCAACGACATCTACGCTGAGTTCTGGGCCGAG ggAGACGAGATGAAGAAGATCGGCCTGCAGCCCATTCCCATGATGGACCGAGATAAGAAGGACGAGATCCCACAGGGCCag GTGGGATTCTATAACGCCGTGGCTGTGCCGTGTTACACAACGCTGTCCGAGCTCTTCCCGCCATCCGGACCGCTCCTAAGGGCCTGCAA
- the pde10a gene encoding cAMP and cAMP-inhibited cGMP 3',5'-cyclic phosphodiesterase 10A isoform X2, giving the protein MSKKRKSPEDGDVEEFAPAGCSHQGLTDEKVKAYLSVHPQILEDFVSESVSAETLDRWLRRKTSGRPADDASAKDVSRYQDTDMQGVVHELNSYMEQRLDTGGDNKLLLYELCNIIKTATKADGFALYFLGECNNSLCLFTPTGAKDGPPCLIPSGPIAFGTTIAAHVAKTRKTLLVEDLKGDERFPDGTGHDSGIHVHSVLCLPILTAIGDLIAILELHRQWGKDPFNLSHQEVATANLAWASVAIHQVQVCRGLAKQTELNDFLLDVSKTYFDNIVAIDSLLEHIMIYAKNLVNADRCALFQVDHNNKELYSDLFDIGEENEGKPVFRKTKEIRFSIEKGIAGQVARTGEVLNIPDAYADPRFNREVDLKTGYTTRNILCMPIVSRGTVIGVVQMVNKRSGSAFTKTDENNFKMFAVFCALALHCANMYHRIRHSECIYRVTMEKLSYHSICTSEEWKTLTQLNLPTPIYKEIELFHFDISPFEEIWPAVFVYMVHSSCGKTSFELEKLCRFTMSVRKNYRRVPYHNWKHAVTVAHCMYAILQKTTGIFTELEKKGLLIACLCHDLDHRGYSNTYLQKFDHPLAALYSTSTMEQHHFSQTVSILQEGHNIFSNLTSSEYEQVLEIIRKAIIATDLALYFGNRQQLAEMLTLRGLDLNNHTHRDRVIGLMMTACDLCSVTKLWPITRLTANDIYAEFWAEGDEMKKIGLQPIPMMDRDKKDEIPQGQVGFYNAVAVPCYTTLSELFPPSGPLLRACKENLTQWEMIARGEVEDVPRRPLEREDVVEAPPRGSSPVKVDN; this is encoded by the exons GTTTGACGGATGAGAAAGTGAAGGCGTACCTCTCGGTCCACCCGCAGATCCTGGAGGACTTCGTATCGGAGAGCGTGAGCGCAGAGACGTTGGACAGATGGCTGAGGAGGAAGACCAGCGGCAGgcctgcag ATGACGCATCAGCTAAAGATGTCAGCAGG TACCAGGACACTGACATGCAGGGAGTCGTGCACGAGCTCAACAGCTACATGGAACAGCGGCTGGACACTGGAGGAGACAATAAGCTGCTGCTTTATGAGTTGTGCAACATTATCAAGACAG CAACAAAAGCTGATGGATTTGCACTTTACTTCTTGGGAGAATGCAACAAC AGTCTGTGTTTGTTCACTCCAACAGGGGCCAAGGACGGGCCCCCATGCCTCATCCCATCCGGTCCTATAGCTTTCGGGACCACTATCGCCGCTCACGTTGCCAAGACTCGCAAAACACTGCTGGTTGAGGACCTGAAAGGG GATGAACGCTTCCCGGACGGCACAGGGCATGACTCAGGGATCCATGTTCACTCAGTCCTGTGCCTCCCAATCCTAACTGCCATCGGGGACCTCATCGCCATCCTGGAACTCCACCGGCAGTGGGGCAAGGACCCCTTCAACCTCAGCCACCAGGAG gttgcTACAGCTAACCTAGCATGGGCGTCTGTAGCCATCCACCAAGTACAG GTGTGCAGAGGACTCGCCAAACAGACTGAGCTCAATGATTTCCTACTAGATGTGTCAAA AACCTACTTTGACAACATTGTCGCAATAGATTCTCTACTTGAACATATTATG ATATATGCAAAAAACTTGGTGAATGCGGACAGATGTGCACTCTTCCAGGTGGACCACAATAACAAAGAACTCTACTCCGACCTCTTCGACATCGGGGAAGAGAACGAGGGAAAGCCCGTCTTTAGGAAAACCAAAGAAATCAG GTTTTCTATAGAGAAGGGGATTGCCGGCCAGGTGGCCCGCACCGGGGAGGTTCTGAACATTCCAGACGCCTATGCAGACCCGCGGTTCAACCG CGAAGTGGACCTGAAGACGGGCTACACCACCCGGAACATCCTGTGCATGCCCATCGTGAGTCGGGGCACCGTCATCGGCGTGGTGCAGATGGTCAACAAGCGCAGTGGAAGTGCCTTCACCAAAACGGACGAGAACAACTTCAAGATGTTCGCCGTCTTCTGCGCGCTGGCCTTACACTGTGCAAAC ATGTACCACCGGATTCGGCATTCAGAGTGCATCTACAGAGTTACCATGGAGAAGCTCTCGTACCACAGCATCTGCACCTCGGAGGAGTGGAAGACCCTGACCCAGCTCAACCTCCCCACGCCCATATACAAGGAGATAGAACT GTTCCACTTTGACATCAGTCCCTTTGAGGAGATCTGGCCGGCCGTCTTCGTCTACATGGTGCACAGCTCCTGTGGGAAAACCAg CTTCGAGCTGGAGAAGCTCTGCCGCTTCACCATGTCCGTGCGGAAGAACTACCGGCGGGTCCCGTACCACAACTGGAAGCACGCCGTCACCGTGGCCCACTGCATGTACGCCATCCTGCAGAAGACCACCGGCATCTTCACCGAACTAGag AAGAAGGGGCTGCTGATCGCCTGCCTGTGCCACGACCTGGACCACCGCGGCTACAGCAACACGTACCTGCAGAAGTTCGACCACCCGCTGGCGGCGCTGTACTCCACCTCCACTATGGAGCAGCACCACTTCTCCCAGACCGTCTCCATCCTGCAG GAAGGGCACAATATTTTCTCCAACCTGACTTCCAGCGAGTACGAGCAGGTGCTCGAGATCATCCGCAAGGCCATCATCGCCACCGACCTGGCGCTCTACTTCGGCAACCGCCAGCAGCTGGCCGAGATGCTGACCCTACGCGGCCTGGACCTCAACAACCACACCCACAG GGACCGTGTGATTGGTCTGATGATGACAGCATGTGACTTGTGCTCCGTCACCAAGCTGTGGCCAATCACGCGACTCACGGCCAACGACATCTACGCTGAGTTCTGGGCCGAG ggAGACGAGATGAAGAAGATCGGCCTGCAGCCCATTCCCATGATGGACCGAGATAAGAAGGACGAGATCCCACAGGGCCag GTGGGATTCTATAACGCCGTGGCTGTGCCGTGTTACACAACGCTGTCCGAGCTCTTCCCGCCATCCGGACCGCTCCTAAGGGCCTGCAA
- the pde10a gene encoding cAMP and cAMP-inhibited cGMP 3',5'-cyclic phosphodiesterase 10A isoform X1 — protein sequence MSKKRKSPEDGDVEEFAPAGCSHQGLTDEKVKAYLSVHPQILEDFVSESVSAETLDRWLRRKTSGRPADDASAKDVSRYQDTDMQGVVHELNSYMEQRLDTGGDNKLLLYELCNIIKTATKADGFALYFLGECNNSLCLFTPTGAKDGPPCLIPSGPIAFGTTIAAHVAKTRKTLLVEDLKGDERFPDGTGHDSGIHVHSVLCLPILTAIGDLIAILELHRQWGKDPFNLSHQEVATANLAWASVAIHQVQVCRGLAKQTELNDFLLDVSKTYFDNIVAIDSLLEHIMIYAKNLVNADRCALFQVDHNNKELYSDLFDIGEENEGKPVFRKTKEIRFSIEKGIAGQVARTGEVLNIPDAYADPRFNREVDLKTGYTTRNILCMPIVSRGTVIGVVQMVNKRSGSAFTKTDENNFKMFAVFCALALHCANMYHRIRHSECIYRVTMEKLSYHSICTSEEWKTLTQLNLPTPIYKEIELFHFDISPFEEIWPAVFVYMVHSSCGKTSFELEKLCRFTMSVRKNYRRVPYHNWKHAVTVAHCMYAILQKTTGIFTELEKKGLLIACLCHDLDHRGYSNTYLQKFDHPLAALYSTSTMEQHHFSQTVSILQLEGHNIFSNLTSSEYEQVLEIIRKAIIATDLALYFGNRQQLAEMLTLRGLDLNNHTHRDRVIGLMMTACDLCSVTKLWPITRLTANDIYAEFWAEGDEMKKIGLQPIPMMDRDKKDEIPQGQVGFYNAVAVPCYTTLSELFPPSGPLLRACKENLTQWEMIARGEVEDVPRRPLEREDVVEAPPRGSSPVKVDN from the exons GTTTGACGGATGAGAAAGTGAAGGCGTACCTCTCGGTCCACCCGCAGATCCTGGAGGACTTCGTATCGGAGAGCGTGAGCGCAGAGACGTTGGACAGATGGCTGAGGAGGAAGACCAGCGGCAGgcctgcag ATGACGCATCAGCTAAAGATGTCAGCAGG TACCAGGACACTGACATGCAGGGAGTCGTGCACGAGCTCAACAGCTACATGGAACAGCGGCTGGACACTGGAGGAGACAATAAGCTGCTGCTTTATGAGTTGTGCAACATTATCAAGACAG CAACAAAAGCTGATGGATTTGCACTTTACTTCTTGGGAGAATGCAACAAC AGTCTGTGTTTGTTCACTCCAACAGGGGCCAAGGACGGGCCCCCATGCCTCATCCCATCCGGTCCTATAGCTTTCGGGACCACTATCGCCGCTCACGTTGCCAAGACTCGCAAAACACTGCTGGTTGAGGACCTGAAAGGG GATGAACGCTTCCCGGACGGCACAGGGCATGACTCAGGGATCCATGTTCACTCAGTCCTGTGCCTCCCAATCCTAACTGCCATCGGGGACCTCATCGCCATCCTGGAACTCCACCGGCAGTGGGGCAAGGACCCCTTCAACCTCAGCCACCAGGAG gttgcTACAGCTAACCTAGCATGGGCGTCTGTAGCCATCCACCAAGTACAG GTGTGCAGAGGACTCGCCAAACAGACTGAGCTCAATGATTTCCTACTAGATGTGTCAAA AACCTACTTTGACAACATTGTCGCAATAGATTCTCTACTTGAACATATTATG ATATATGCAAAAAACTTGGTGAATGCGGACAGATGTGCACTCTTCCAGGTGGACCACAATAACAAAGAACTCTACTCCGACCTCTTCGACATCGGGGAAGAGAACGAGGGAAAGCCCGTCTTTAGGAAAACCAAAGAAATCAG GTTTTCTATAGAGAAGGGGATTGCCGGCCAGGTGGCCCGCACCGGGGAGGTTCTGAACATTCCAGACGCCTATGCAGACCCGCGGTTCAACCG CGAAGTGGACCTGAAGACGGGCTACACCACCCGGAACATCCTGTGCATGCCCATCGTGAGTCGGGGCACCGTCATCGGCGTGGTGCAGATGGTCAACAAGCGCAGTGGAAGTGCCTTCACCAAAACGGACGAGAACAACTTCAAGATGTTCGCCGTCTTCTGCGCGCTGGCCTTACACTGTGCAAAC ATGTACCACCGGATTCGGCATTCAGAGTGCATCTACAGAGTTACCATGGAGAAGCTCTCGTACCACAGCATCTGCACCTCGGAGGAGTGGAAGACCCTGACCCAGCTCAACCTCCCCACGCCCATATACAAGGAGATAGAACT GTTCCACTTTGACATCAGTCCCTTTGAGGAGATCTGGCCGGCCGTCTTCGTCTACATGGTGCACAGCTCCTGTGGGAAAACCAg CTTCGAGCTGGAGAAGCTCTGCCGCTTCACCATGTCCGTGCGGAAGAACTACCGGCGGGTCCCGTACCACAACTGGAAGCACGCCGTCACCGTGGCCCACTGCATGTACGCCATCCTGCAGAAGACCACCGGCATCTTCACCGAACTAGag AAGAAGGGGCTGCTGATCGCCTGCCTGTGCCACGACCTGGACCACCGCGGCTACAGCAACACGTACCTGCAGAAGTTCGACCACCCGCTGGCGGCGCTGTACTCCACCTCCACTATGGAGCAGCACCACTTCTCCCAGACCGTCTCCATCCTGCAG CTGGAAGGGCACAATATTTTCTCCAACCTGACTTCCAGCGAGTACGAGCAGGTGCTCGAGATCATCCGCAAGGCCATCATCGCCACCGACCTGGCGCTCTACTTCGGCAACCGCCAGCAGCTGGCCGAGATGCTGACCCTACGCGGCCTGGACCTCAACAACCACACCCACAG GGACCGTGTGATTGGTCTGATGATGACAGCATGTGACTTGTGCTCCGTCACCAAGCTGTGGCCAATCACGCGACTCACGGCCAACGACATCTACGCTGAGTTCTGGGCCGAG ggAGACGAGATGAAGAAGATCGGCCTGCAGCCCATTCCCATGATGGACCGAGATAAGAAGGACGAGATCCCACAGGGCCag GTGGGATTCTATAACGCCGTGGCTGTGCCGTGTTACACAACGCTGTCCGAGCTCTTCCCGCCATCCGGACCGCTCCTAAGGGCCTGCAA